The following coding sequences lie in one Aspergillus luchuensis IFO 4308 DNA, chromosome 8, nearly complete sequence genomic window:
- a CDS encoding FF domain protein (COG:K;~EggNog:ENOG410QDG5;~InterPro:IPR036020,IPR039726,IPR036517,IPR002713, IPR001202;~PFAM:PF00397,PF01846;~go_function: GO:0005515 - protein binding [Evidence IEA];~go_process: GO:0045292 - mRNA cis splicing, via spliceosome [Evidence IEA]): MLKSTYTPPPPLPPGWTEHKAPSGHLYYYNSQTKQSTYTRPQATPVQPPPAAAPEPSNKAPFLTPDTLPPFSSTPYAPHGFGHGAAPHGAPFDSQPRGGFRGGRGYHDRKPRGPQDRPKTKHDIPGCAPWVLVKTKLGRRFVHNPETNESFWKIPPEVLIGVLEYDRLEREAKERKERGEDMEVVAKEEPKAKVSDQPQREEAETGVAPAAGEESDEYEEVEVTDSEGEEEQPFKRPRTEEGDEQQPLEFTEEDMEYQLAAMGEEYGLDPGEYGEPGEEEWEEGAEGLPLTEEDATALFRDLLDDYRINPFSTWEKIIEEGRIIDDTRYTVLPNMKTRREVWSNWSRDRIQELKERKEKEEKKDPRIKYLAFLQEHATPKLYWPEFKRKYKKEPEMKDTQMSDKDREKYYRDLVSRLKQSESTRKSDLSALLKSVPLHELNRSSNLEALPPSIITDLRYIALTPKVRNPLIEAYISTLPAAPESDMTAEEREELERKKVERDRREKALAEREKQVQEEKRKQKGELVRGKHLLREGEAEIEEAMRINRGGLRSYIEAEDQSSKGQGENASQQP; the protein is encoded by the exons ATGCTCAAATCTACGTATACCCCGCCCCCTCCGTTACCTCCAGGATGGACCGAACATAAAGCTCCTTCAG GTCATCTGTATTACTACAACTCGCAGACAAAGCAATCCACATATACGAGGCCCCAGGCCACCCCCGTACAGCCTCCGcccgcagcagcaccagaacCCTCGAATAAAGCGCCATTCCTAACTCCGGATACACtgcctcctttctcttcgacTCCCTATGCCCCTCATGGTTTTGGCCATGGTGCTGCACCACACGGAGCACCGTTCGATAGTCAGCCACGTGGAGGCTTTCGTGGGGGTAGAGGCTACCATGACCGCAAGCCCCGTGGGCCACAGGATAGGCCGAAAACCAAACATGACATTCCTGGCTGCGCGCCATGGGTGCTCGTGAAGACGAAGCTGGGAAGGAGATTTGTCCACAACCCCGAAACAAATGAAAGTTTTTGGAAGATCCCCCCAGAGGTCCTGATAGGGGTTCTTGAATATGATCGCttggagagagaggcaaaagaaaggaaggagcGGGGCGAGGATATGGAAGTTGTCGCCAAAGAAGAACCGAAAGCTAAGGTGTCCGATCAACCACAgcgggaagaagcagaaactgGTGTTGCTCCGGCAGCTGGGGAAGAGAGCGATGAATATGAGGAGGTCGAAGTTACTGACAgcgagggtgaggaagagcaaCCTTTCAAACGACCGAGAACCGAAGAAGGGGACGAGCAGCAGCCGTTGGAGTTTACGGAAGAGGATATGGAATACCAATTGGCGGCAATGGGAGAAGAATATGGCCTTGACCCTGGCGAATACGGCGAacccggagaagaagaatgggaagAGGGCGCAGAGGGGCTTCCGCTcacggaggaggatgctaCGGCCTTATTCCGTGATCTTCTTGACGACTATCGCATTAACCCATTCTCCACGTGGGAAAAGATCATCGAAGAAGGCCGAATCATTGATGATACCCGCTACACTGTGCTACCAAACATGAAAACGCGCCGTGAGGTCTGGTCCAACTGGAGTCGTGACCGGATTCAAGAACTTAAAGAAcgcaaagagaaggaagagaagaaggacccGCGCATCAAGTACCTGGCCTTCCTGCAGGAACACGCCACACCAAAGTTGTATTGGCCCGAGTTCAAGCGCAAATACAAAAAGGAACCCGAGATGAAGGATACGCAAATGTCAGACAAAGATCGAGAGAAGTACTATCGCGATTTGGTTTCTCGACTGAAACAGTCAGAAAGCACGCGAAAGTCTGATCTTTCAGCGCTACTAAAATCTGTGCCACTACACGAACTAAATCGCTCATCTAATCTGGAGGCTCTCCCTCcgtccatcatcaccgaTCTCAGATACATCGCCCTCACGCCTAAAGTGCGGAATCCGCTTATTGAGGCTTACATCTCTACCTTACCTGCTGCTCCAGAAAGCGACATGACCGccgaggaaagagaagagctAGAACGGAAGAAGGTTGAACGTGACAGACGCGAGAAAGCGCTGGCAGAACGAGAGAAGCAGGtacaagaggaaaaaagaaagcaaaagggCGAGCTTGTTCGCGGTAAACATCTTttgagagaaggggaagcggAGATCGAGGAGGCTATGAGGATCAACAGGGGTGGACTTCGAAGCTACATAGAAGCCGAAGATCAGTCTTCCAAGGGCCAAGGCGAGAACGCCAGTCAGCAGCCATGA
- a CDS encoding uncharacterized protein (COG:S;~EggNog:ENOG410QEIT): protein MADVRSLLRNELAARKGSSQAGSSATNRVTKKRKVDPADDLRRKRMRANVPSGPSTAHTVQPPSARAIEEEEEIEGSEQDIAGPQPPSDIALEQPTAQPDVHPSDTSLVAAEPPAPTTQTIDEDEWAAFEREVVAPTRMPHRPAALAAEATISAAPVSADELAAQQQKETEAIKKSREAEVEGEREDAARFMEDEFDEMEQLEERVRRLKHKREELRKLRTMEDAEMQRMDEPPSAASPSGDQQNPPAGDANEDEDDEDDDDDYDDDWDNWRFK, encoded by the coding sequence ATGGCAGATGTTCGATCATTACTCCGGAATGAGCTCGCCGCCCGCAAGGGCTCATCCCAGGCAGGGAGCAGCGCAACGAACCGTGTGACCAAAAAGCGCAAGGTAGACCCAGCAGATGATTTGAGGCGCAAGAGGATGAGGGCAAATGTGCCATCTGGTCCGTCGACCGCGCATACCGTACAACCACCTAGTGCACGAGCtatcgaggaggaggaggagatcgagggaTCAGAGCAAGACATCGCCGGACCGCAGCCGCCATCTGACATCGCACTTGAGCAGCCAACTGCTCAACCCGATGTACACCCATCAGATACGTCTCTTGTAGCCGCCGAACCGCCTGCCCCGACCACTCAAAccatcgatgaggatgaatggGCCGCTTTCGAGCGCGAAGTTGTCGCCCCCACCCGCATGCCGCATCGACCGGCTGCGCTCGCCGCAGAAGCGACCATATCAGCAGCGCCAGTGTCTGCAGACGAGCTCgctgcccagcagcagaaagagACCGAAGCGATCAAGAAAAGCCGTGAGGCTGAGGTCgaaggagaaagggaggatGCAGCGCGATTTATGGAAGACGAATTCGATGAAATGGAGCAATTAGAAGAGCGCGTCAGACGTCTGAAGCACAAGCGTGAAGAGCTGAGGAAATTAAGGACCATGGAAGATGCAGAAATGCAGAGAATGGACGAACCTCCTTCCGCTGCTAGCCCGTCAGGGGACCAACAAAATCCACCTGCAGGCGACgcaaatgaagatgaagacgatgaagacgacgatgatgattatgacgATGACTGGGACAATTGGAGATTCAAATGA
- a CDS encoding putative PHD finger domain protein (COG:K;~EggNog:ENOG410QDQ7;~InterPro:IPR036575,IPR019787,IPR019786,IPR003618, IPR011011,IPR012921,IPR001965,IPR013083;~PFAM:PF00628,PF07500,PF07744;~go_process: GO:0006351 - transcription, DNA-templated [Evidence IEA]) gives MAGKLLYTESRATIVGLPDGWRLAAHSTSRRDRKLTTKPDEPRRSGRSTKGQHKNLDMITETPAKKSKAKAQPKDKPPKPSVEPTPAPSEEEEIIRCICGEYEEEEDVERDMICCDRCSAWQHNDCMGLTYAKGEEPDEYFCEQCKPENHKVLLEKIARGEKPWEEAAEKRRKEAEEKKASRRRKGKKGGRRGRPSEPKAAEPKTSESKSVEPKTSEPPTTERKTSESQASERQASERKASEPKTETSTPARAATSSTPAPASTAAPDAPDAPPAPAAPVPEAETPAPEKNGHVPETQSTSAQKRKFDEHQEAQVPEPGPKPKQQKMSPPAPATPVPAPAAKPAQVKEEPSAPSSRKSSAAGTAVTDSSKSADQLTHPSRKSVAKALVKLFVEQITQAQERGSFQIPEGSGVKSVEEFARQLSLSLESAMYENICGGTGEPTEPYRSQLRTIMFNVKKNPSLRDRLLVGSLSPDALSKMSTQDMASEELQQKDAEIKREAERQHIIVQEQGPRIRRTHKGEEFIEDDNHNVASEPVFSTAAARRSLADPDGSSAGQSPTTPGPQAQTDDTRKASKSQDVDTKMTDGVTTHQDHFPARAHSPGGTSHEQVFPEVSAHIREQLPAAKAQADAEIDQLLGDDEPDSPPYSPKDFHDEGSIWHGKVVMNPITEFTSSAKHVGGADLSGRIPWSQLAPPTLSIDGRIEIALASEYLCGLRFSSSTDVTVISISRPDSPKDRAGFDKLFSYFQDRSRYGVVGKHPLPAVKDTYLIPIEAGSTKKPEFIELLENNALEDPTPERVMLVVFAVKTGDSNPPSVQPPSHFPSQEPGASASPLTVAAGTPQQAHFLTPGPPLASQFTPTPVSSYDGTPQTQIPYGHQAQSQHQQQPPPAAPQFTSYQPPQPNQPPLTGLAAAIQVLGAQANTPAIQQLLSHAPNADASQLSVVRDILLRRPEVSSNYTMLIEELATATRTNGHGPQQNAR, from the exons ATGGCCGGTAAGCTCTTGTATACCGAAAGTCGTGCGACCATTGTCGGCCTTCCCGATGGGTGGCGACTGGCAGCACACTCCACTTCTCGTCGGGACAGAAAGCTAACTACTAAGCCAGATGAACCACGACGCTCCGGTCGCTCGACCAAGGGCCAGCACAAGAACCTCGACATGATCACCGAAACGCCcgcgaagaagtccaaggCGAAAGCCCAGCCGAAAGACAAACCTCCCAAACCCTCCGTCGAACCGACGCCTGCTcccagcgaagaagaagaaatcattCGATGCATTTGTGGCGAatatgaagaggaggaagatgttgaacGCGACATGATCTGCTGCGATCGATGCTCGGCCTGGCAACACAATGACTGTATGGGTTTGACATACGCGAAGGGGGAAGAACCGGACGAGTACTTCTGTGAGCAATGCAAGCCAGAGAATCACAAAGTTCTTCTTGAAAAGATCGCGCGTGGTGAAAAGCCTTGGGAGGAAGCTGCTGAAAAGAGGCGCAAGGAagccgaggagaagaaggcatcTCGACGCAgaaagggcaagaagggcggCCGAAGAGGCAGACCAAGTGAACCCAAGGCGGCTGAGCCTAAGACAAGCGAATCTAAATCGGTCGAACCTAAGACCAGCGAACCTCCAACGACAGAGCGCAAAACAAGTGAGTCTCAGGCAAGTGAGCGTCAGGCCAGCGAGCGCAAGGCTAGCGAGCCCAAGACAGAGACCAGCACACCTGCGCGCGCTGCAACCTCTTCAACTCCCGCTCCAGCCTCCACTGCTGCCCCTGATGCGCCTGATGCGCCTCCTGCGCCGGCTGCACCAGTTCCTGAAGCCGAGACGCCAGCTCCTGAGAAGAATGGACATGTTCCTGAAACCCAGTCGACAAGCGCCCAAAAGCGCAAATTCGATGAGCACCAAGAGGCCCAAGTGCCTGAACCG GGACCGAAaccgaagcagcagaagatgtcGCCGCCAGCACCTGCGACGCCTGTGCCAGCTCCCGCTGCCAAACCGGCTCaagtgaaggaggagccCAGTGCGCCTTCTTCCCGGAAAAGCTCTGCTGCAGGGACAGCAGTGACTGATAGCTCGAAATCCGCGGACCAGCTTACGCATCCGTCCCGCAAGAGTGTTGCCAAAGCTCTAGTCAAGTTATTTGTAGAGCAGATTACTCAGGCCCAGGAACGAGGATCGTTCCAAATTCCCGAAGGGTCCGGGGTGAAATCGGTGGAGGAATTTGCCCGGCAactttctctctcactcGAGAGCGCTATGTATGAGAATATATGCGGAGGAACTGGGGAGCCCACAGAGCCGTATAGGTCACAATTGCGGACGATCATGTTCAACGTAAAGAAGAACCCTTCTCTACGGGACCGTCTGCTCGTAGGTAGTTTATCTCCCGATGCCCTCTCTAAGATGAGCACCCAAGACATGGCAAGTGAGGAGCTGCAGCAGAAGGATGCCGAAATCAAGCGGGAAGCCGAACGGCAGCACATCATCGTGCAAGAACAAGGGCCTCGCATTAGACGGACCCATAAGGGTGAAGAGTTTATTGAAGATGATAACCACAATGTCGCCAGCGAGCCCGTGTTCTCGACTGCTGCCGCTCGACGCAGTCTGGCTGATCCTGATGGCAGCTCCGCTGGCCAGAGCCCAACCACCCCTGGGCCCCAGGCTCAGACTGATGACACCCGGAAGGCATCGAAATCACAGGATGTTGACACCAAGATGACCGATGGTGTCACCACTCACCAGGACCACTTCCCCGCGCGGGCTCATTCTCCCGGTGGCACCAGCCATGAGCAGGTCTTCCCCGAAGTGTCTGCTCATATCCGTGAGCAGCTGCCAGCAGCCAAGGCTCAGGCTGATGCTGAGATCGATCAACTATTAGGAGACGATGAGCCCGACTCACCCCCCTACTCACCAAAGGACTTCCATGACGAAGGGTCCATCTGGCATGGCAAGGTCGTCATGAATCCGATCACAGAGTTCACTTCCTCCGCGAAGCATGTCGGAGGAGCTGACTTGAGCGGACGCATACCATGGAGTCAGCTTGCTCCACCGACACTGTCCATTGACGGACGGATTGAGATTGCTCTCGCCAGCGAGTACCTTTGCGGTCTACGTTTCAGCTCCTCAACCGATGTGACTGTTATCTCGATCAGCCGCCCTGACTCCCCTAAGGACCGTGCAGGGTTCGACAAGCTATTCAGCTACTTCCAAGACCGTTCGAGATACGGTGTTGTTGGCAAACATCCCTTGCCAGCTGTCAAGGATACCTACCTTATCCCTATTGAAGCAGGCTCCACCAAGAAGCCGGAGTTCATCGAGCTTCTAGAGAACAACGCTCTTGAAGATCCGACACCGGAGCGCGTCATGCTCGTGGTCTTTGCCGTCAAGACTGGCGATTCCAATCCGCCATCCGTGCAGCCTCCTTCGCACTTCCCGAGCCAGGAGCCCGGTGCTTCTGCCAGTCCATTGACCGTGGCAGCGGGGACGCCTCAGCAGGCGCATTTCCTGACTCCTGGACCGCCGCTTGCGTCCCAGTTCACACCCACTCCTGTATCATCTTACGACGGAACGCCTCAAACGCAAATACCCTATGGGCATCAAGCTCAGtcacaacaccaacaacagccaccaccagcagctccACAATTCACCTCCTACCAGCCTCCACAGCCCAATCAACCACCCCTCACCGGGCTCGCCGCCGCAATACAGGTCCTCGGTGCGCAAGCCAATACACCCGCTATTCAGCAACTTCTATCCCATGCCCCGAACGCAGACGCTTCCCAGCTAAGCGTGGTCCGGGATATCCTCCTACGTCGACCAGAAGTCAGCTCGAACTACACGATGTTGATAGAAGAGTTAGCAACGGCGACCAGGACCAACGGACACGGTCCACAGCAGAATGCACGGTAG
- the LUC7 gene encoding LUC7 domain-containing protein (BUSCO:EOG09264D7Y;~COG:A;~EggNog:ENOG410PIXG;~InterPro:IPR004882;~PFAM:PF03194;~go_component: GO:0005685 - U1 snRNP [Evidence IEA];~go_function: GO:0003729 - mRNA binding [Evidence IEA];~go_process: GO:0006376 - mRNA splice site selection [Evidence IEA]), with product MAAEQRKLLEQLMGADQLIGTGAPSRNAQLQITDPKVCRSYLVGTCPHDLFTNTKQDLGPCQKVHSEGLKTEYETASAAEKAKWGFDYDYMRDMQKYIDDCDRRIDTAQRRLEKTPDEIRQTNNLLKQISDLTKTINTGLLEISVLGETGSVAQALNELHKIRTAKHQKETCERELKNLQDTSGPSGHQKLQVCDVCGAYLSRLDNDRRLADHFFGKMHMGYSDMRKGFKKLSEELKGRPPPVRHHDDDDGGWGGRSGGGRGPRYGGGGYKKRGPRW from the exons ATGGCGGCGGAACAGAGAAAGCTGCTTGAGCAGCTCATGGGAG CGGACCAGCTCATAGGTACCGGCGCTCCTTCTCGCAATGCGCAGCTCCAAATCACCGATCCGAAAGTCTGTCGCTCGTATCTTGTCGGCACTTGTCCGCATGACCTCTTCACCAATACCAAGCAAGATCTGGGTCCATGCCAGAAAGTTCACAGCGAAGGATTGAAGACGGAGTATGAGACCGCCTCGGCGGCCGAGAAGGCCAAATGGGGATTCGATTACGACTATATGCGCGACATGCAGAAATACATCGATGATTGTGACCGACGTATTGATACCGCTCAGCGACGCTTGGAAAAGACCCCGGATGAGATCAGACAGACCAACAACTTG CTGAAACAAATCTCCGACCTAACGAAAACCATCAACACGGGCCTCCTCGAGATCTCGGTGCTGGGCGAAACCGGCTCCGTCGCACAGGCCCTGAACGAACTGCACAAGATCCGCACCGCGAAGCACCAAAAGGAAACATGTGAACGCGAGTTGAAGAACCTACAAGATACCTCCGGCCCGTCGGGTCATCAGAAGCTGCAAGTGTGCGATGTCTGCGGCGCGTATCTGAGTCGTCTCGATAACGATCGTCGGTTGGCGGACCATTTCTTCGGAAAGATGCACATGGGATACTCGGACATGCGCAAGGGGTTTAAGAAGCTCAGCGAGGAGCTTAAGGGACGGCCTCCGCCGGTTCGTCAccacgatgacgatgatggtggttggggtggaCGCTCCGGTGGTGGACGTGGTCCTCGgtatggcggtggtggttacAAGAAGCGCGGACCTCGCTGGTAA
- the gpi16 gene encoding GPI-anchor transamidase subunit GPI16 (BUSCO:EOG09261LEU;~COG:G;~EggNog:ENOG410PIR6;~InterPro:IPR007245;~PFAM:PF04113;~SECRETED:SignalP(1-21);~TransMembrane:1 (n4-15c21/22o531-553i);~go_component: GO:0042765 - GPI-anchor transamidase complex [Evidence IEA];~go_process: GO:0016255 - attachment of GPI anchor to protein [Evidence IEA]), protein MTVLSLLTLLFVVALSSFTSATSDYHESLYLQPLPQSSLLASFNFRGNESQKSFDERHFRYFPRALGQILQHANTKELHLRFTTGRWDAESWGPRPWNGSKEGGTGVELWAWIDAPNDEAASAKWITLTQSLSGLFCASLNFIDSTRTTRPVASFELMGDHPASSNLHLLHGTLPGEVVCTENLTPFLKLLPCKGKAGVSSLLDGHKLFDASWQSMSVDVSPVCPQPGECYVHVDQTVDIVLDIDRSKRPRGNPIPRPVPSDQLACDTSKPYHSEDTCYPLESTSEKGWSLTEIFGRTLSGACPLTDNASQEPVCLRVPHEREVIVTPGAVETKRPDGFTRCFTLEPSTPFDLTIPEQEVTTHVPLDEPVLSAERTIVGHGQERGGMRIIFDNPSASNSVDFIYFETLPWFLRPYVHTLQASITGRDGLRQQVPASQFIRESFYRPAIDRERGTQLELAMTIPPASTVTLTYDFEKAILRYTEYPPDANRGFNVAPAVIKLDAANGQNHPIYIRTTSLLLPLPTPDFSMPYNVIILTSTVVALAFGSIFNLLVRRFVTAEEASALTAQTLKGRLGGKIVALRDRIKGKTAKKE, encoded by the exons ATGACggtcctctctctccttacTTTACTTTTCGTTGTCGCGCTCTCTTCGTTCACATCGGCGACTTCCGACTATCACGAGAGCCTATACCTCCAACCACTCCCGCAGTCATCCTTGTTAGCATCTTTCAACTTTCGTGGCAATGAGTCCCAAAAGTCCTTCGATGAACGCCATTTCCGCTATTTTCCGAGAGCATTAGGTCAGATCCTACAGCACGCCAACACGAAGGAGCTTCATCTGCGGTTCACTACTGGACGATGGGATGCTGAGAGCTGGGGTCCCCGTCCTTGGAACGGGAGCAAAGAGGGTGGTACTGGTGTTGAGCTATGGGCATGGATAGATGCACCCAATGATGAAGC GGCCTCCGCAAAATGGATTACCCTGACTCAGTCTCTGTCGGGATTGTTTTGCGCCTCGCTGAATTTCATCGACTCAACCCGAACCACCCGCCCTGTTGCTTCATTCGAACTAATGGGAGACCATCCAGCTTCCAGTAATCTGCATCTGCTACACGGGACACTTCCTGGCGAGGTGGTCTGCACTGAAAATCTTACGCCATTCCTGAAGTTACTTCCGTGCAAGGGCAAGGCAGGCGTTTCCAGCCTTCTAGATGGACATAAGCTGTTTGACGCTTCTTGGCAGAGCATGTCTGTGGATGTCAGTCCTGTCTGTCCTCAGCCAGGAGAGTGTTACGTGCATGTCGACCAGACCGTGGACATTGTCCTTGATATTGACCGGTCGAAGCGACCCCGCG GCAATCCCATTCCGCGACCTGTACCTTCTGATCAACTTGCATGCGACACATCCAAGCCCTACCATTCCGAGGATACCTGCTATCCTTTGGAAAGCACATCGGAAAAAGGCTGGAGCTTGACGGAAATCTTCGGACGCACCCTCAGTGGCGCTTGTCCTCTCACGGATAATGCTTCTCAAGAGCCGGTCTGCCTACGGGTGCCGCATGAGCGCGAGGTAATTGTTACTCCAGGTGCAGTGGAGACTAAGAGGCCGGATGGCTTCACTCGCTGTTTCACTTTGGAGCCTTCTACTCCGTTCGACCTCACCATCCCTGAACAAGAAGTTACCACTCATGTGCCACTTGATGAGCCTGTCTTGAGCGCGGAGAGAACGATTGTTGGTCACGGCCAAGAGCGCGGTGGCATGCGGATCATCTTCGACAACCCGTCTGCCTCCAACTCTGTCGACTTCATTTACTTTGAGACCCTACCATGGTTTCTACGACCATATGTCCACACACTGCAGGCTTCTATCACAGGCCGCGATGGACTACGCCAACAAGTACCCGCCTCACAATTCATCCGTGAATCCTTCTACCGACCGGCCATCGACCGAGAGCGAGGAACACAGCTGGAGCTGGCAATGACGATACCTCCGGCGTCGACCGTGACTCTCACATACGACTTTGAGAAAGCGATATTGCGATACACAGAATATCCCCCGGATGCGAACCGCGGCTTCAACGTCGCTCCCGCCGTAATCAAGCTCGATGCAGCGAACGGCCAAAATCACCCGATCTATATCCGCACcaccagccttcttctcccgctTCCCACCCCCGACTTCAGCATGCCATACAACGTGATCATCCTGACCAGCACCGTCGTTGCGCTCGCCTTCGGCAGTATCTTCAACCTCCTTGTCCGTCGCTTCGTGACGGCCGAAGAAGCCTCCGCGTTGACCGCGCAAACCCTCAAGGGACGCCTGGGGGGCAAAATAGTTGCCTTACGGGACCGCATCAAGGGCAAGACAGCCAAGAAAGAATAG
- a CDS encoding uncharacterized protein (COG:S;~EggNog:ENOG410Q28G), translated as MSQNRLPGSTRGGASAQPTPANNSGGGSGWGDEGYPKGGGLGTANQTTSSDDGVPSEILTPPALQGISQQKQAAEQKFMSRWDEGHDQREGTCATEDHSFMGTKPGGSDALPGWNVLKDKLGFLYPE; from the exons ATGTCCCAAAACCGTCTCCCAGGCTCCACCCGCGGCGGCGCCAGCGCCCAACCCACACCAGCCAACAACTCCGGCGGAGGCAGTGGCTGGGGCGACGAGGGCTATCCCAAGGGAGGAGGTCTAGGAACAGCGAACCAGACGACGTCGTCGGACGATGGGGTTCCT TCCGAAATTCTCACCCCGCCTGCCTTGCAAGGCATCTcgcagcaaaagcaagccgCAGAGCAAAAGTTCATGAGTCGGTGGGATGAAGGACATGATCAGCGAGAGGGAACTTGTGCTACGGAAGATCATAGCTTCATGGGCACGAAGCCTGGTGGGTCGGATGCGTTGCCCGGTTGGAATGTGCTGAAGGATAAGTTGGGATT TCTTTATCCGGAGTAA
- a CDS encoding uncharacterized protein (COG:S;~EggNog:ENOG410PSIH;~InterPro:IPR039764;~go_function: GO:0003723 - RNA binding [Evidence IEA]): protein MTDPTSDAPAMDEFAQTRGGDDLFDDEIVPVPAVEQQPEPEVHTEPAPAPVVESDAPPPARTDTPSSRSRGGERRGRGRGRGRGGRGSHNGGRRGDGAVKNKPVESAPEHENKTEEGSTPESPAEGDQNGKEETTASDPKQAAAPEGPRVPAVRGDRSATGGLKKPKLTEEELSRRIAAAKENAAKVAAAHARAEADQASFLEREKVAEEKRRQERQHRKAMDNERERNRLRKLGALNGREWDAEKKEEHYNPRGGRGGFRRGMHGGVSGYARRDFDSQPSEEASEDARPPHHRGRGRGGRGGRGRGGHRGPRGDIAASDGAADQPASGETKPKASAPVINNESEFPSLPGSEKKEKEKAGEEAPATPDLPKSDSLSPVAGASWADQVESQ, encoded by the exons ATGACCGATCCCACTTCCGACGCACCTGCTATGGACGAGTTCGCGCAGACTCGAGGTGGCGATGACCTCTTCGACGATGAGATCGTCCCCGTTCCCGCCGTTGAACAGCAACCTGAACCCGAAGTCCACACGGAACCTGCCCCCGCTCCTGTCGTCGAAAGCGATGCGCCGCCACCTGCTCGAACTGATACCCCATCATCACGGTCTCGTGGAGGCGAAAGGCGAGGACGGGGTCGAGGCAGAGGACGTGGTGGGCGGGGATCGCATAATGGAGGCCGTCGGGGGGATGGGGCTGTGAAGAACAAGCCCGTCGAAAGTGCTCCTGAGCATGAGAATAAGACTGAGGAGGGTTCGACTCCGGAGTCGCCGGCTGAGGGAGATCAGAATGGCAAGGAGGAAACAACGGCGTCGGATCCCAAGCAGGCTGCAGCTCCAGAGGGACCGCGCGTGCCTGCGGTTCGCGGAGACAGAAGTGCTACAGGTGGTTTAAAAAAG CCGAAGCTTACGGAGGAAGAACTCTCCCGTCGCATCGCTGCCGCCAAAGAAAACGCTGCCAAAGTTGCCGCTGCACATGCTCGAGCTGAGGCAGACCAAGCGTCGTTCCTTGAGCGCGAGAAGGTCGCCGAAGAAAAGCGACGCCAGGAACGCCAGCATCGCAAGGCCATGGACAATGAACGGGAGCGTAACCGACTGCGCAAACTGGGTGCCTTGAACGGAAGGGAGTGGgacgccgagaagaaggaggaacaTTACAATCCCCGTGGTGGCAGGGGTGGCTTCCGACGAGGTATGCACGGCGGTGTGTCTGGGTACGCCCGACGCGACTTTGATTCCCAGCCCAGTGAAGAAGCCAGTGAAGACGCccgtcctcctcatcatcgcggCCGCGGACGTGGTGGTCGAGGTGGACGTGGCCGCGGTGGACATCGCGGGCCTCGAGGAGATATTGCAGCGTCCGATGGTGCTGCTGATCAGCCTGCTTCGGGTGAAACCAAGCCTAAAGCATCTGCTCCAGTGATCAATAACGAGTCTGAGTTCCCTTCTCTACCTGGAagtgagaagaaagagaaggagaaggctggtgAGGAAGCGCCCGCTACCCCTGATCTGCCCAAGTCGGACTCCTTGTCACCAGTGGCGGGAGCTTCCTGGGCCGATCAAGTCGAGTCTCAGTAA